Proteins from a single region of bacterium:
- a CDS encoding superoxide dismutase, translating to MPFTLPSLPYPYDALEPHFDKMTMEIHHSKHHQAYINNANAALEKHANLQSKTAEQLIADLNSVPEDIRTVIRNNAGGHANHSFFWTVLAPKAGGTPKGDLADAINKKFGSFDNFKAEFTKAATTRFGSGWAWLAVDKSGNLVITSTANQDSPISEGMKPVLGLDVWEHAYYLKYQNRRPDYITAFWNVVNWDKAAEYYKAAK from the coding sequence ATGCCGTTTACATTGCCTTCACTCCCTTATCCTTATGATGCTTTAGAACCACATTTTGATAAAATGACGATGGAAATTCATCATTCCAAACATCACCAGGCGTATATTAATAATGCCAATGCTGCGTTGGAGAAACATGCCAATTTACAATCCAAAACTGCCGAACAATTGATTGCCGATCTGAATTCAGTACCTGAAGATATTCGCACCGTCATTCGTAACAACGCCGGCGGACATGCCAATCATAGTTTTTTCTGGACGGTTCTCGCTCCGAAAGCCGGTGGAACTCCCAAGGGCGATCTCGCCGATGCAATTAACAAAAAATTTGGCAGCTTTGATAATTTCAAAGCGGAATTTACTAAAGCCGCTACGACGCGTTTCGGTAGCGGTTGGGCTTGGCTGGCTGTCGATAAAAGCGGCAATCTTGTCATTACCAGTACGGCTAATCAGGATAGCCCGATTTCCGAAGGTATGAAGCCAGTGCTCGGATTGGACGTTTGGGAACATGCCTATTATCTGAAATACCAGAATCGCCGTCCGGATTATATCACGGCTTTCTGGAATGTAGTGAATT
- a CDS encoding secondary thiamine-phosphate synthase enzyme YjbQ produces MKFHTEYLWFNTKEHREYINITDAVQKAVNQSGIAEGMVLVSAMHITAGVYVNDAESGLIQDIDRWLEKLAPFNKDYLHHRTGEDNGDAHLKSLLIHHEVIVPVTKSQLDFGPWQQIYYAEFDGQRRKRVIIKVMGE; encoded by the coding sequence ATGAAATTTCATACAGAATACCTCTGGTTCAATACCAAAGAACATCGCGAATACATTAATATTACCGATGCCGTTCAAAAAGCGGTTAACCAATCCGGAATCGCCGAGGGAATGGTGCTCGTTTCAGCCATGCACATTACAGCCGGCGTGTATGTCAATGACGCTGAATCAGGGCTGATTCAAGATATTGATCGTTGGCTTGAAAAGTTAGCTCCCTTTAATAAAGATTATCTCCACCATCGTACCGGCGAAGACAACGGCGATGCCCACCTCAAAAGCCTCTTGATTCATCATGAAGTAATCGTGCCGGTTACTAAAAGCCAGCTTGATTTCGGACCGTGGCAGCAAATCTATTACGCTGAATTCGACGGGCAACGTCGCAAACGCGTTATCATCAAAGTCATGGGCGAATGA
- a CDS encoding aldo/keto reductase, with product MSLPQIEFGTTGFKVSPLGVGAVKWGRTEGLKHTHFKLPDDRTIIQLLEMAIEAGINVLDTAAAYGISEMRIGKLLEPFRGHFHIFTKAGEIFENGKSRWDFSDAGIRTSVEKSLIDLKIETLDLLTLHCSPNDVETLKNSPALSCMAELKAEGKARNIGVSSTTVEGGLYALPLVDVIMVAWNPGFTDHQQVIEKAATLKKGILIKKALNSGNMEQHVNSAEYGLKSAFGLPGKPLVLVGTINPDHLRENILIATRYFSTTIKN from the coding sequence ATGAGTCTTCCGCAAATTGAATTCGGAACCACGGGATTTAAAGTCAGTCCTCTCGGTGTCGGTGCGGTCAAATGGGGAAGAACCGAAGGATTGAAACATACACATTTCAAACTTCCGGATGATCGAACAATCATTCAACTTCTTGAAATGGCGATTGAAGCCGGCATCAATGTTCTGGACACCGCAGCAGCCTATGGCATTTCCGAGATGCGAATCGGTAAATTACTCGAACCTTTTCGCGGTCATTTTCACATCTTTACTAAAGCCGGCGAAATTTTTGAAAATGGAAAATCACGTTGGGATTTTTCGGATGCCGGCATTCGAACAAGTGTCGAAAAAAGTCTTATTGATTTAAAAATTGAAACGCTGGATTTACTCACACTCCACTGTTCTCCCAACGATGTTGAAACTCTGAAAAATTCACCGGCATTGTCGTGTATGGCCGAATTGAAAGCGGAAGGCAAAGCTCGTAACATCGGTGTATCAAGCACCACCGTAGAGGGCGGACTATACGCGTTACCGCTCGTCGATGTCATCATGGTTGCGTGGAATCCGGGTTTTACGGACCATCAGCAGGTGATTGAAAAAGCGGCTACACTCAAAAAAGGAATATTGATCAAAAAAGCATTGAATTCGGGTAATATGGAACAGCACGTTAATTCAGCCGAGTACGGTTTAAAATCAGCTTTCGGTTTGCCGGGAAAACCGCTTGTGCTGGTCGGAACTATAAATCCGGATCACCTTCGTGAAAACATTCTGATTGCTACACGCTATTTTTCTACAACAATCAAGAATTAA
- the lepB gene encoding signal peptidase I, whose protein sequence is MEDAQKAVALNQELAINSSEQNISPSEVGANSKSRKKEKSTTYELFQILIYALLFAYIVRTFFIQGFKIPTGSMEDTLLVGDFLLVNKFIYGATTPETLPLTDIEIPQWRLPAIRDPKPGDVIVFKFPPDPTVDYIKRCVGVAGQTVEIRDKAVLVDGHPFSEVIQPEGLKFEDPEIIPRNKGYESMYPKDAGSRDNYGPVTIPDGYVFVLGDNRDRSYDSRQWGFVPRENIIGKALFVFWSNASDNNLDVRWDRIGKMIN, encoded by the coding sequence ATGGAAGATGCACAGAAAGCGGTTGCGCTTAATCAGGAGTTGGCCATTAATTCCTCCGAGCAAAATATCAGCCCGTCAGAGGTGGGAGCGAATTCTAAATCCAGAAAAAAAGAAAAAAGCACAACGTACGAACTTTTTCAAATTCTGATTTACGCCCTGCTGTTTGCCTACATCGTCCGGACGTTTTTTATACAAGGATTCAAAATTCCAACCGGCTCAATGGAAGATACGTTGCTGGTGGGCGATTTCCTATTGGTCAATAAATTTATTTATGGCGCTACAACGCCGGAGACGCTTCCTTTGACGGATATTGAAATTCCGCAATGGCGGCTTCCGGCAATTCGCGATCCCAAGCCCGGCGACGTGATTGTATTTAAATTTCCTCCCGATCCCACGGTGGATTACATCAAACGATGTGTCGGCGTGGCGGGTCAAACCGTTGAAATCAGGGACAAGGCCGTATTGGTTGACGGGCATCCGTTCTCTGAAGTTATCCAACCGGAAGGATTAAAATTCGAAGATCCGGAAATCATTCCTCGCAATAAAGGTTATGAGTCGATGTATCCCAAAGACGCAGGGAGCCGCGATAATTATGGACCCGTTACTATTCCTGACGGTTATGTTTTTGTCTTAGGCGATAATCGCGATCGAAGTTACGACAGCCGGCAATGGGGATTTGTCCCGCGTGAAAATATTATCGGAAAAGCATTGTTTGTTTTTTGGTCGAACGCATCCGATAATAACCTCGATGTACGGTGGGATCGTATTGGAAAGATGATTAATTGA
- a CDS encoding FAD-dependent oxidoreductase, with protein sequence MTNSFKCDAAIIGGGIAGLFILDRLKSEGYNAILLEKNSIGYGQTLASQGMIHSGIKYRLDGSDPEISKQLVEVSQRWTDFFSGSVQPDLSSSTVHSTKQYLWTKNVLLDKLALKVVPMFMNKGAHKLPEAEQPPAFKLCGYNNDVYEISETVMDVKSVCNYFFQKHFSSIYWGTADDFQLNSNGSIRSIQTDNITIEAGAFFISSGSANETFGKTLKLLNIAQRRPLRQFMIRGKLPLLYGHCVTSQPKPLFSITSHPYKNETIWYLGGNVAEPLDGKGGYQTPTEIFKLLFQVFPFAKMMIDSWATYTIDRAEAKTADGRLPNEPTLMHHQNLALCWPTKLVYAPVLADHACNFMRKIASPSFQKTSQQLSLNKPKLGEYPWEKTEWQPFKQESY encoded by the coding sequence ATGACGAATTCATTTAAATGCGATGCCGCTATTATCGGTGGAGGAATTGCCGGACTCTTCATTCTCGACCGATTAAAATCCGAAGGCTACAACGCAATTTTACTTGAAAAAAATTCTATCGGTTACGGACAAACACTCGCGTCCCAGGGGATGATCCATAGCGGTATCAAGTACCGCCTGGATGGCTCTGATCCTGAAATCTCAAAACAGCTTGTAGAAGTATCTCAGCGATGGACTGATTTTTTTTCAGGTTCTGTTCAGCCCGATTTATCGTCAAGTACCGTCCATTCAACCAAACAATATCTTTGGACAAAAAATGTTTTGTTGGATAAACTGGCGTTGAAAGTCGTTCCGATGTTTATGAATAAAGGCGCGCATAAATTGCCCGAGGCCGAACAACCGCCGGCATTCAAGTTATGCGGCTACAATAACGACGTTTATGAAATCAGCGAAACGGTCATGGACGTCAAAAGCGTATGCAATTATTTTTTTCAAAAACATTTCTCTTCCATTTATTGGGGTACGGCCGACGATTTTCAATTGAACAGTAACGGAAGTATCCGATCCATTCAAACCGATAACATAACGATTGAAGCGGGAGCATTTTTTATTTCGTCGGGCAGCGCGAATGAAACGTTTGGGAAAACGCTCAAACTTTTGAACATTGCACAGCGGCGTCCGCTCAGGCAGTTCATGATTCGGGGAAAATTGCCATTGTTATATGGACATTGTGTTACATCACAACCGAAACCTTTGTTTTCGATAACGTCGCATCCCTACAAAAATGAAACGATCTGGTATCTGGGTGGTAACGTTGCCGAACCGCTTGATGGTAAGGGCGGCTATCAAACCCCAACAGAAATTTTCAAATTATTATTTCAGGTTTTTCCTTTTGCCAAGATGATGATTGACAGTTGGGCGACCTATACCATCGATCGCGCGGAAGCAAAAACTGCCGACGGACGTCTTCCTAACGAACCTACGCTGATGCATCATCAGAACCTCGCTTTGTGCTGGCCGACAAAATTGGTTTATGCGCCGGTATTGGCTGACCATGCATGCAATTTTATGAGAAAGATAGCGTCGCCATCGTTTCAAAAAACATCGCAACAGCTTTCATTGAATAAACCTAAACTTGGCGAATATCCATGGGAAAAGACAGAATGGCAACCGTTTAAACAAGAAAGTTATTGA